Part of the Desulfobaccales bacterium genome is shown below.
CCGGGTGGGCCTCCTGATAGGCAGCCCCTCCAGGCAGGTAAGCCGGCTCCTGGTGGCCCTGGAGGCGAGCGAGGCGGTGGTGGCGGAAGCCCGGGAGCTTAAGGCCGACATCCTCCTCACCCACCATCCCCTCCTCTACGCGCCGGTGGCGGAGATTCGGGAGGACCGGCCCGCCGGGCGCCTCCTGACCCAGGTCATCCGGGCCGATCTGGCGGTGGTGGCCTGTCACACCAACCTGGATGTGGCCCCTGGCGGCCTGAATGACTTTCTGGCGGCGCGCCTGGGGCTCACCGGGGCCGTGCCCCTGGCTCCCCAGGGGCGGGATCCCTGGCTGAAACTGGCCGTGTTTGTGCCCGTGGGCTATGAGGACCGGGTGCGGGCGGCCCTCTTCGACGACCGGGTGGGGGTCATCGACCGCTACTCCCATTGCTCCTTCGCCGCCCGGGGGCAGGGCACCTATCTGCCGGAGGAGGGCGCCCGACCCTGGCGGGGAGAGGTGGCCCGGCTGGCCCGGGCCGACGAAGTGCGCCTGGAGGTGCTCCTCCCCGAAAGCCGCGCGGCTGCCGCGGTGGCCCGGATGAAAGCCGCGCACCCCTACGAAGAGGTGGCCTATGATCTCTACCCCCTGAAGAACCCGGCCCCACCCCTCGGGTTCGGGCGGGTGGGGGATCTCCCGGCGCCCCGGAGCTGGGAGGAGCTGGTGGCCCAGGTGCGGGAGATTTTTTCCGTGACCGGCCTGAGGCTCTGGGGCCGACCGCCGGCGGCGGTCCGCCGGGTGGCGGTCTGTGGCGGCAGCGGCGGCGAGCTTATAAACGCCGCCCGGGAAGCGGGGGCCCAGGTGTTCATCACCGGGGAGGTGCGCCACCACCAGGCAGTCCCCGGGTTTTTGGAGGACTTTGCGGTGCTGGAGGTGGGCCATTTCGCCAGCGAGGTGGTCTTTATGCCGGCGTGGGCCGACGACCTCAGGCGCCGCCTGGCGGCAAAAGATGTGGCGGTGGACATCCAGGTATCCTGCCGGGAGAAGCCGCCTTGTGTCATTTATCCGTCGTAGTGAATGCATCCCCTGAGATCAGGGGAATCGCACCAGGGCATGAAGCCCTGGCGTCGTGGTGATCAAAACGGAGGCCAAAACTCGTGTTGCCGGAATTACAAGCTTTGATTGACTTGCAGGAACTGGACAAAGAAATTGCCGGGGTGCAGCAGGCCCTGAGCCGCCTGCCCCAGGAGCTCACCGAGGTGCAGCAGATCCTGGCGGACCTCACCGCCGCGGTGGCGGCCAAGGAGGCGGAGCTGGAGGAACTGCGGCGGCGCCGCCGGGATCTGGAGGCGGAGGTGGCCGACCTGGAGGAAGGCATCCTCACCAGCCGCCGCCGGCTCATGGACATCAAGAGCAACATCGAATACAAAGCCATGCTCAAGGAGATCGCCTTCAAGGAGGACCAGCGGGACCAGAAAGA
Proteins encoded:
- a CDS encoding Nif3-like dinuclear metal center hexameric protein, translated to MAISLKDLLNCLDEAWPFAWAAPGDRVGLLIGSPSRQVSRLLVALEASEAVVAEARELKADILLTHHPLLYAPVAEIREDRPAGRLLTQVIRADLAVVACHTNLDVAPGGLNDFLAARLGLTGAVPLAPQGRDPWLKLAVFVPVGYEDRVRAALFDDRVGVIDRYSHCSFAARGQGTYLPEEGARPWRGEVARLARADEVRLEVLLPESRAAAAVARMKAAHPYEEVAYDLYPLKNPAPPLGFGRVGDLPAPRSWEELVAQVREIFSVTGLRLWGRPPAAVRRVAVCGGSGGELINAAREAGAQVFITGEVRHHQAVPGFLEDFAVLEVGHFASEVVFMPAWADDLRRRLAAKDVAVDIQVSCREKPPCVIYPS